In Candidatus Eisenbacteria bacterium, the DNA window CGGCTTCAGGTGAGCCCTGGATTCACGTGGTCGGCCTACTCCAAGAAGCACTCGCCGCCCTTCACCGATCCGAAGTTCCCCGAGGACACGAACAAAGAGAGCTATCTCACGCTCCTCGTTCCGGTCTCCGCCCAGATCCAGTGGATCTGGGGCAGGTCGCCGAGGCTCTACCATGTGGGAGCCGGTCCGGGGGTCTATCGCCTCTGGATCGAGAACCATCGCAAGGTGCTGGCCGACCCGGCCACCCAGAGGCTCCACCGCGGGAACTATTTCGGCTTCACGGCCGAGGTCGGAGCGGAGCAGTTCCTCAAGGGTCTTCCGAAGACGAGCGTGGAGATTTCGATGGCTCAACACCACGTCATGGCGGAACGTGACGACCAGTTCCCGTCCGGCTGGAACAGCGCAGCCAGGACCATCGCGCTGCGCGCCGGAGTCAATTATTATTTCGACCTGAACAAGCCGAAGGAGACCTCGGAGTTGCCCCCGGGGCTCAAGTGACAGGCGGCGAGGATCCAGGAGGACTCGCGCGATTTCGGGAGGTGAGCGCAAGGTGAGCCAGCACGTCGCGTGGGCGGAAAAGATCGAGGACGCCGCCGCACGCCTGCCGGAGCGCGTGCGCTGGAACGAGAAGGTCGGCCCCGAGGCGCTCACGTTCGACGACGTGCTCCTCGTTCCTCGCCTCTCCGAGGTTCACCCCCGCGAGGTCGAGACTCGCTCGCGCTTCTCGCGGCGCATCCCCATCAACATCCCGATCGTCAGCGCCGCCATGGACACGGTGACCGAATCGGAGCTGGCCATCGCGCTCGCCCGTGAAGGCGGCCTCGGAGTCATCCACAAGAACATGACGATCTCCGAGCAGGTGTCGCAGGTCGACCGCGTCAAGCGCTCCGAGAGCGGCATGATCACCGATCCGGTGACGCTCCCTCCCGAAGCGACGCTCGGCGACGCGCACGCCATCATGGCGCGCTTCCACATTTCCGGCGTGCCGATCACCGAGAACGGAAGACTGATCGGCATCCTCACCAACCGCGACCTGCGCTTCGAAGACCGCATGGATCGCCGCGTGTCGGAGGTGATGACGCGCGACAAGCTGGTGACGACGCCGGTCGGCACCACGCTCGAGCAGGCGCGGCTCATCCTGCAGCGCAACCGGATCGAGAAGCTGCCGGTCGTCGACGAAGCCGGAAACCTGCGCGGGTTGATCACGGTCAAGGACATCGAGAAGCGCGTGAAGCACCCGGAAGCATGCAAGGACGAGCTCGGACGCCTGCGGGTGGCGGGCGCCGTCGGTGCGGGGGGCGACGCCATGGAGCGCGCCACCGAGCTGGTGAAGGCGGGCGCCGACGCCCTGGTGGTGGACAGCGCGCACGCCCATTCGAGCGGCGTCATGCAAATGACCGAGCGAATTCGCGAACGCTTCGCCGATGTGGACCTGGTGGTGGGCAATGTCGGCACCTACGACGGGGCCAAGGCGATCGCAGCCCTCGGCGTCGACGGCATCAAGGTGGGCATGGGCCCGGGCGCCATCTGCACCACGCGAGTCGTCACCGGAGCGGGCATGGCCCAGGTGACGGCGATCCTCGAGGCGGCGCGCGCGCTCGAAGGGACGGAGATCCCATTGATCGCGGACGGGGGCATCAAGTACAGCGGCGACGTCGTGAAGGCGCTGGCCTCCGGCGGCCACTCGGTGATGATCGGCAGCTTGTTCGCGGGCACCGAGGAGAGCCCGGGCGAAGTGGTGCTCCTCGAAGGACGCTCCTACAAGGTTTATCGGGGGATGGGATCACTCTCCGCCATGGCCGCGGGCAGGGGCAGCCGCGAGCGCTACTTCCAGGAAGCGGCCGAAGGGCTGGCGAAGCTGGTTCCCGAGGGCATCGAAGGCCGGGTGCCGTTCAAGGGACCGCTGGCCCACACGGTCTTCCAGATGGTGGGCGGGCTGAGAGCCGGGATGGGTTACTGCGGCGTGCGCTCGATCGAGGAGCTGCGGACGCTGACCCGCTTCGTTCGCGTGAGCGCCGCCGGCCTGCGCGAGAGCCATCCTCACGACATCACGATCACCTCGGAAGCCCCCAACTACGAGATCCCCCGCCGCTCGTAGCCGCCCAGCGAGGGGAGCGCGCCGGAGCAGGATGCGGAGGCGACGCGAGTCCGAAACGGAACCGTGCGCTTGGGGTGCGCTTCGGGAGCTGGAAACGAGCGCGGCCCGGCCTCTCAGGACCGGGCCCGTCGCTCGGGTGAGAGGCTCTCGGCCTCTCGATGCCAGACGTGCTCGGCTCGGACGTCCGGCGGAAGCTCAGCGCTTCGGCAGCTCGAACTTGAACGAGGGGTTGAGCTGCTTGATCTCGCTCACCACCCGCTCGAGGCTCTCCTCGGTCTCTGGGCTCGGCTGTGACTTCCAGACCGTGTAGAGCTCCAGCAGCTCGTCCTGCTTGAGGCGAAGCATCTCCTGCTTCGTGTCCTCGTTGACCGAGCGCTCCAGGTGGTAGACCTCGCCAGCCGACAGGCGGGTCATCAAGTCGAGATACTCGCCCCGCATGTGGGAGAGGATCTTGATGTACTTGTCGAAGCCGACAGACAGCTTTTCCAGCACGTCCGCCACGCCCTGGTTCTTGCGGTGGACCTGCTGCGCGTAAGAGTACGCGAAGTGGTAGTAGGTCTTGCCCCGGCCAATGTAGGCCTCTTCGGCAGGCTGGACCACCTTCGCCCGCGAGCCCGCCGGCACCATCGGGTTGTCGAAGATGCCGATCGAGATCAACAGGAAGTCGGCATTCGTCTTGTAAATGAGGTACTTGAGCCGGGAGTCCGTCGAATTGGACAGCCGGCGAAAGACGTCGGTGTCGTACTTCGACAGGAACCGCTTGGACTGCTCCACGTACTCCGGGTTGATGAACGAATGGAGCAGGTGGGCGAGGTAGACGTTGACGTCCTCGTCATAGAAGTCCTGGTTCGAAACCAGGCCCGTCTCCATCCGGCTATAGAGGAGACAGTTGATCATGAAGTAATAGGTCGGCTGGAGATTCCGATCCGTTTCCTTCAGGTCGACATAGTGACGCGGATTCATCGTTCGCCTTCCTCGGCGGTCAAGCCGTCAGCTCTCGAACAAGAAGGATTCGCATCCTTCGTGCCATGCGTCGCGACCCATGGACGGGAGCTGAATCCCGCGTCACGAGCGATTCCGAACGATGGATTGGAAGCCACGCAGCCACCTTCACTTCGCGTCGGAAGGCCCAGGAGCCGGGGCCATTTCCCCCGGCTAATCGTTCAGGAATGAGATGGTTGGATAGGTCGAGAAAGTGTCTCGTCCGGTCCACTGTGTGCGCCGCTTTTCGCAATGGATTTGTCACCCATGAAAAGGTTTTGATACCTCGCGGCGGCCAAACTCGACGCCTGCCAGCGCGTTAGAATCGGTGCGCGAAATCGCACGGCGATTTGCGTCACGCAACCCGATGACGTGGCGAGAGGACCGCGAGCCTGGCGAGCGCCAGGGCTTGAAGTCGGCGGGGACACTGCCGAAGCAGGGTATGGCTCTTGCAGTTGCGCGGATCGGGATCCCGCGCTTCACACCCATTGTCGGGCGACCACACACCCATGACCGACCACCCACCCGACCGGAGCACGGTTCCCGCGCGAGCGCGCCCGTTTTCCACGCTCCGGCTCCGTATCTGGATCGCGTGCCTCGTAGGCGCTCTGGTCGCCGCTGTCGGCATTGGACTGGTCGTCAGTCTCCAGATCGGACCCGAAACCAATCTGGATGCGGTCGTCTCGGGACTCTCGGTCATTGCCGGCGCAGCGGTGGTCGCCGGAGCCGCGATGGCCTTCTGGCTGGATCGCGGGATCGTCGTCCGAGCCAGAGGACTCGCCGCAGTGGTGGCGCGGCGCGAGGCCGCAGCCCCGGGCGGTCTTGGGGCGGTATCCGGCTGGGGAGAGCTTGCGGACCTCTCGGCGCAGATCGATGAGCTGCTCGTCCGCCATCGCCAGACCGAGACCGCGGCGGAAGAGCTGGGCACGCTTCGCGACCAGCTCATGGCGGTCCGGCAATCCCTCGAGCGCTGGAGCACCGAGGAGCGATGGATGGAGCTTCGCGCCGAAGGCGGTCCCGTCGGGCCGGTCGTCGAGGCCCTGAATCGAGGCCTTCGCCGCTGGGACGAGGTGCGGGAGCAGAACCTCGAAGCGGCGCGGCAGGTGGCGTCGGAAATGGAGCGTGCTCTCGACGCGGCGCGCGACTCCGCCGAGCAGGCCGAGCGCGGCTTCGTGGAAGCCACGGCGCTGCTCACCACGGTCCGCGAGCTTCAGCGGCTCAGCCTGGAGCTGGCGCAGACCGTGGTGGGATCCGCGGCTCCGGGGGACTTCCAGGCGGCGATGGCGGCCTCGGCTCGGGAGGCGATCGAAGCCCTGGTGGAAGGCTCGAGCCGCACGGTGGAGCACCTCGGTCGCGGCCTCGGCCGGGTGGAGGAGATCGCGAGCCAGGTGCCGGTGCTGGCCAACCGGGCCACGCTCATCGCGCTCAACAGCACGCTCGATCCAGCCAGCGGCAAGGCCGAGCGCGCCGACGAGACGCGCCGGCTGGTCATGGACATCCGCGCGGTCGTCGCCCGTGCGTCGAAGCTCACGCTGGACGTCGAGCGCGATGTCGCCGCGGCTTCGAGCGAGATGCAGTCCGTGCGCGAGCGGGTGGCCGGGAAGCTCGACGAGATCCAGGCGCCGCCTTCCTCGCCGCGCGCGCTCGAGGACGTGTCGAGGCTGCTCGACCGCATCCGGGAGATGATCCAGGACGCCACCCGCAAGGGAGAGCGGCTGTCGGCGACCGGCGAACGCGCGTCGCGCGCCGCCGAGAGCCTGATGCGGACGCTCGAGACCGACGCGCGCGAGATGACCGGCCTGATCGCCCGGCTGGCCCCTCCCGCGCCCTCGTCCTCCGCGCCATCGGAAAGCAGCGATCCTGGCCGCGCCGCCCGCCTGCGGCTGCTGAGCCAGGAGCGCGGGCTACCGGATCGCGGCAGCGAACGGCGTACGCCCGGAACCGGAGAGGAGCCACGGTGAACCCGAACGAGCCCACCGCCGAGCTTCACAGCGATTCGGGGAACGGATCGGTGTCGGCTGCCGAGGCGCTCGCTGGATTGCCGATCTCGGGCGTGCAACGACTCGCCGCCGTTCGTCTCACCGGCGTGGTCGCCGCGACCTCGAGGGCGGCGATCGATATGGCGCTCGGTGAGCACCCTCCCCGGCGGCCGCTCGCCGCGTCCTGGGACGACGGCGCGCTCGAGGTCACGCTGCCCGAGGTGCGGCTCGACCACCTGACGGCGGCGGCCTCGCTGCTCGAGACCGTCGAAGGAAGCCTGGGGGCCGCGCGCGAGAGCCGCTCGTTCGTGCTGCGCGTGCCGGTGGCTTCCGCGCGCGCGATGTACCTGATGCTCGAGCAAGGCACGTTGGGTCTCGCCATTCCGTGGCACTCGGTGATCCGGATCCGGCTGATCGAGCCTTCAGCTCTGGAAGCATTGGCGCGGCGGGAAGGCTGCCCCGTGCTGAACCCCTTCGTCACCGTGCCGTCCTCGAGTCTGGAGCGCCCCGCCGTGCTGGTCGCGCTCGGTCTGCGGCGCGCCTTCGTGGTCGCGGACCGGCTGGTGTGGCGCATGCCCGCCGAGCCCACCGAAGAGTCAGGCGCCGCGCCAGGAGCGAGCCTGGGACCGGCGGTGCGCAACGCCGATGGTGAAGTGTTCTGGGTGGTCGATCCGGCGCGTCTCCTCAAGGGAGTCGAGCCGACGCCCATGCCGGCGCCCTCGCCGCCGCTCGCTCCGCGCCCGTCACCCTCTTCCGCGCCCGAGGAGAGCTCCGTCCAGCGGCCGGAGCCGGTTTCCAGGGCGCCCGAGCCGGCCTTGATCGAGCTCCGTCCCGAAGACGTCGAGCCGCTGCGTGATCCCGAGCCTGCGCCACCGCCGCGGATGTCCTTGCGTGCCAGCCGGCGCGCGCTGGTCGTCGAGGATTCGA includes these proteins:
- a CDS encoding outer membrane beta-barrel protein, with the protein product MILRPFGVRIVFFSLFLAAPCLAQDAPAPSPTPEPEVKLAPADSTPKAEPAPAPATATIAPAAVAPAAAESKAFPNHAGVGGLIGGSWFYAAEDYSEGSHPRFDFSGQFRYNLRPSWRLQVSPGFTWSAYSKKHSPPFTDPKFPEDTNKESYLTLLVPVSAQIQWIWGRSPRLYHVGAGPGVYRLWIENHRKVLADPATQRLHRGNYFGFTAEVGAEQFLKGLPKTSVEISMAQHHVMAERDDQFPSGWNSAARTIALRAGVNYYFDLNKPKETSELPPGLK
- the guaB gene encoding IMP dehydrogenase, encoding MRWNEKVGPEALTFDDVLLVPRLSEVHPREVETRSRFSRRIPINIPIVSAAMDTVTESELAIALAREGGLGVIHKNMTISEQVSQVDRVKRSESGMITDPVTLPPEATLGDAHAIMARFHISGVPITENGRLIGILTNRDLRFEDRMDRRVSEVMTRDKLVTTPVGTTLEQARLILQRNRIEKLPVVDEAGNLRGLITVKDIEKRVKHPEACKDELGRLRVAGAVGAGGDAMERATELVKAGADALVVDSAHAHSSGVMQMTERIRERFADVDLVVGNVGTYDGAKAIAALGVDGIKVGMGPGAICTTRVVTGAGMAQVTAILEAARALEGTEIPLIADGGIKYSGDVVKALASGGHSVMIGSLFAGTEESPGEVVLLEGRSYKVYRGMGSLSAMAAGRGSRERYFQEAAEGLAKLVPEGIEGRVPFKGPLAHTVFQMVGGLRAGMGYCGVRSIEELRTLTRFVRVSAAGLRESHPHDITITSEAPNYEIPRRS
- a CDS encoding response regulator, producing the protein MNPNEPTAELHSDSGNGSVSAAEALAGLPISGVQRLAAVRLTGVVAATSRAAIDMALGEHPPRRPLAASWDDGALEVTLPEVRLDHLTAAASLLETVEGSLGAARESRSFVLRVPVASARAMYLMLEQGTLGLAIPWHSVIRIRLIEPSALEALARREGCPVLNPFVTVPSSSLERPAVLVALGLRRAFVVADRLVWRMPAEPTEESGAAPGASLGPAVRNADGEVFWVVDPARLLKGVEPTPMPAPSPPLAPRPSPSSAPEESSVQRPEPVSRAPEPALIELRPEDVEPLRDPEPAPPPRMSLRASRRALVVEDSIVGRIFLQRLLEAQGFSVESASSASELRHAMGPGRWDVLFVDVALPDSPRGDHLRELAAMNAVALVRDAHDEKVATLAGIRLALRKPFERGDLLRVVEALGLQGETA